AGGAACGGATCCTGAAGAGAGAATGACTTCTAAGGGGAAGCGTGTAGTGGTTTTTCGGTTGGGAGTTAAAACACGTGTTGGTGCAAAAGACGAAACTCTATGGTGCAAATGTAATATTTGGCATAACCGTTATGATAAAATGCTTCCTTATCTAAAAAAAGGCTCTGCTGTCATTGTGGCAGGAGATATAGCTCTTGAGAGCTATCTAAGTAAGGATGGAACACCTCAGTCTTCTTTAGTAATTAGTATAGATTCTATTAAATTTAGTCCTTTTGGGAAGAGTGATGGGG
This genomic stretch from Chlamydia pecorum E58 harbors:
- a CDS encoding single-stranded DNA-binding protein codes for the protein MMFGYFAGYLGTDPEERMTSKGKRVVVFRLGVKTRVGAKDETLWCKCNIWHNRYDKMLPYLKKGSAVIVAGDIALESYLSKDGTPQSSLVISIDSIKFSPFGKSDGGGRSQSVGDSNSVGAAAPYEAVSYGFDGEALDAESISDKDMYAGYGQEQQYVCEDVPF